From the genome of Desulfovibrio sp. X2:
GGCGGGCTCAAGGTCTGCCTCATCGGCACCACGGTGGCCGACATGCTCTTCGGCTCCGAGGACCCCGTGGGCCGCACCATCCGCATCAACAAGATCCCCTTCCAGGTGGTGGGGCTGCTGCAGTCCAAGGGCCGCTCGCCCCAGGGCACGGACCAGGACGACATCATCTACGTGCCCCTGACCACGGCGCAGCGCCGCCTCTTCGGCAGCGCCATCCCCAACACCGTGGGCGCCATCCTGGTGCAGGCCAAGGACCAGTCGCTCCTCGACAAGGCCCAGGAGGAGGCCGTGGCCCTGCTCGACCAGCGCCACCGCATAGGCCCGGCCAAGGAGCGCGACTTCTCCGTGCGCAACCTGACCGAGATCCTGGCCGTGGCCCGGCAGTCCGCGGGCATCATGTCCGTGCTGCTCGGCTCCGTGGCCTCCATCTCGCTCCTCGTGGGCGGCATCGGCATCATGAACATCATGCTCGTCTCGGTCACCGAGCGCACCCGCGAGATCGGCATCCGCATGGCCATCGGCGCCTCGCAGAAGAACATCCTCCTGCAGTTCCTCACCGAGGCCGTGCTCCTGACCATGCTCGGCGGCGCGATCGGCATCCTGCTCGGCGGCGGCGGCGCGCTCGTCGTCTCGCGCCTGCTCTCCTGGCCCGCGGTCATCTCGGCCCAGGCCGTGGTCATCGCCGTGGCCTTCTCCAGCGCCATCGGCATCTTCTTCGGCTTCTACCCGGCCCGCAAGGCGGCGGGCCTGAACCCCATCGACGCCTTGCGCTACGAGTAGGCGTCAAGACTCAAGGATCAAGGACTTCATGCCTCCCGACAGCACGTTCAACGAAAACGCCGCGGCCGCTCCGGCCGGGCGCATGGCGACGCTCACGCGCTCCTTCAAGCACCGCAACTTCCGCCTCTTCTTCAGCGGCCAGTTCGTCTCGCTCATCGGCACCTGGATGCAGAACGTGGCCGAGGCCTGGCTCGTCTACCGCCTCACGGGGTCGAGCGCCGCGCTCGGCCTCGTGCGCTTCGCGGGCCTCGCCCCGGTCTTCCTCTTCGCCCTCATCGGCGGCGACTGGGCCGACCGCGGGAGCCGCCGCGCCATCCTCGTGGGCACCCAGAGCTCGGCCATGATCCTGGCCTTCACCCTGGCCGCGCTCTGCCTCACGAACACCGTCCAGGTCTGGCACGTCGTGGTCCTGGCCACGCTGCTCGGCCTGGTCAGCGCCATGGACGTGCCCACGCGCCAGTCCTTCATCGTGGAGATGGTCGGCAAGGAGGACCTGGCCAACGCCATCGGCCTCAACTCCTCCATGTTCCACCTCGCCCGCGTGAT
Proteins encoded in this window:
- a CDS encoding ABC transporter permease — protein: MSDILLSLRIAARALRVNALRSFLTMLGIIIGIAAVIVMVAVGTGATQRINEQIASIGSNIILILPGSTTSGGLRAGLGSQPTLTLDDAKALRAECPSISLVAPTVRGTAQVVYANMNWSTVIMGATPDMFAIRDWAVTEGRELQSADVDGGLKVCLIGTTVADMLFGSEDPVGRTIRINKIPFQVVGLLQSKGRSPQGTDQDDIIYVPLTTAQRRLFGSAIPNTVGAILVQAKDQSLLDKAQEEAVALLDQRHRIGPAKERDFSVRNLTEILAVARQSAGIMSVLLGSVASISLLVGGIGIMNIMLVSVTERTREIGIRMAIGASQKNILLQFLTEAVLLTMLGGAIGILLGGGGALVVSRLLSWPAVISAQAVVIAVAFSSAIGIFFGFYPARKAAGLNPIDALRYE